One genomic window of bacterium includes the following:
- a CDS encoding MarR family transcriptional regulator/GNAT family N-acetyltransferase has product MDLIKELGPLALGSRLRRLSERLMRDITRVYDAQQVEFEPRWFAVTYLLNKEGAMNVTAIARALGLTHPAINQIADAMVKRGLLVGHKGKSDERQRMLSLTPKARETVKRLTPVWEEIEAANRELLRSAGKDLLTMVTLIEKDLDRTDMYQRVMTRLQDRRLAAIEVVEYKPAFKKHFKSINVEWLRKYFEVEPADEVLLNDPVGKIINKGGMVFFARLDGEVVGTCALIKRGPREYELGKMGVVPKAQGQQVGRCLLTVAINYAKQNGAEAVYLHTSPKLAAATSLYLSEGFVEVPFDQAAHEHHRPSIKMRLEFRSPKRRKR; this is encoded by the coding sequence GGCTCAGCGAACGACTGATGCGCGATATCACGCGCGTGTACGATGCCCAGCAGGTGGAGTTTGAGCCGCGCTGGTTTGCTGTCACCTACCTGTTGAACAAGGAAGGGGCGATGAATGTCACGGCGATCGCACGGGCGCTCGGGCTGACCCATCCGGCGATCAACCAGATCGCGGATGCGATGGTCAAGCGGGGACTGCTGGTCGGGCACAAAGGGAAGTCGGATGAGCGGCAGCGGATGCTCAGCCTCACTCCTAAGGCCCGGGAGACAGTCAAGCGATTGACCCCGGTCTGGGAGGAGATCGAGGCAGCGAATCGCGAGTTGTTGCGGTCGGCCGGCAAGGATCTCCTGACAATGGTCACCCTGATCGAGAAGGATCTTGATCGCACAGATATGTATCAGCGGGTGATGACTCGATTGCAGGACCGTCGGCTTGCGGCAATCGAGGTGGTTGAATACAAGCCGGCCTTCAAGAAGCACTTTAAGTCTATCAATGTCGAGTGGCTGAGGAAGTACTTTGAGGTTGAGCCGGCGGACGAGGTGTTGTTGAACGATCCGGTCGGGAAGATCATTAACAAGGGAGGGATGGTCTTTTTCGCTCGGCTGGACGGTGAGGTTGTCGGAACCTGCGCGTTAATCAAGCGGGGGCCGCGCGAGTATGAGCTTGGCAAGATGGGAGTGGTGCCGAAAGCCCAAGGGCAACAAGTGGGCCGGTGTTTGCTGACGGTGGCGATCAACTACGCCAAGCAGAACGGGGCAGAGGCGGTCTACCTGCACACGAGTCCGAAGTTGGCGGCGGCCACCAGTCTTTACCTGTCGGAAGGGTTTGTGGAGGTACCGTTTGACCAGGCGGCCCACGAGCATCACCGACCATCGATCAAAATGAGGTTAGAATTTCGCTCGCCTAAAAGGCGAAAAAGGTAA
- a CDS encoding S41 family peptidase — MKTYVIRAMILAILVVGSCIAFVPNGSAQTVVAGGQDEPIADARKAEIIDSVSALVNRAYVFPEVAKKMETAIRKKLKSGGYREFATAVPFLTALHKDLRDVCKDGHFGVRYDPNPRPAGDSISPEMEKEYLESERRANYGFEKMEILTGNIGYFKLMGFTPTDIAGPTAIAAMGFLQNCDALIIDLRENGGGDPTMIQLISSYFFDQVVHLNSFEERGNDTLKQFWTSLGVVGKKLTGIPIYVLTSNYTFSAAEEFSYNLKNLKRATIVGETTGGGAHPVNEYAFPNLKVSMRVPYARAINPVTGTNWEGVGVKPDIDVPAEKALVAAQLDAFRKMQETTGNPDRKREYAWIATRLDAELNPPTVTESDLSPCAGLYGPRTITFEGGELHSQREGGPKFPLVAMTRDLFRIGGAGPDRMRLKFQRDSSGTVTGAVAIFLDGREENFPRKSAN, encoded by the coding sequence ATGAAAACGTACGTAATTCGCGCAATGATCCTGGCGATTCTGGTGGTGGGGAGTTGCATCGCCTTCGTGCCGAACGGAAGCGCACAGACAGTGGTGGCGGGAGGGCAGGATGAGCCGATCGCCGATGCGCGCAAAGCAGAGATCATCGACAGCGTCTCGGCGCTGGTAAACCGGGCGTACGTTTTTCCCGAAGTGGCCAAAAAGATGGAGACCGCCATTCGCAAGAAGCTGAAATCCGGCGGATACCGTGAATTCGCCACGGCGGTGCCATTCCTGACTGCCTTGCACAAGGATCTTCGCGATGTCTGTAAGGACGGACACTTTGGAGTGAGGTACGACCCGAATCCACGTCCGGCGGGAGATTCGATCTCGCCAGAAATGGAAAAGGAGTACTTAGAATCCGAACGTCGGGCGAACTACGGCTTTGAGAAGATGGAGATTCTCACCGGGAATATTGGCTATTTCAAACTGATGGGCTTTACGCCGACCGATATAGCCGGACCAACCGCCATTGCGGCGATGGGATTCCTGCAGAATTGCGATGCCCTGATTATTGACCTTCGCGAAAATGGCGGCGGTGATCCGACCATGATCCAGTTGATCTCGAGTTATTTCTTTGATCAGGTGGTTCATCTCAACAGCTTTGAGGAGCGTGGTAATGATACGCTCAAGCAGTTCTGGACCAGCCTCGGCGTGGTCGGCAAAAAGCTGACGGGTATCCCGATCTACGTACTGACCAGCAACTACACCTTCTCGGCGGCAGAGGAGTTCAGCTACAATCTGAAGAATCTGAAGCGTGCAACCATTGTCGGTGAGACGACCGGCGGAGGGGCGCATCCGGTGAATGAGTATGCGTTCCCTAATCTCAAGGTGTCGATGCGAGTGCCGTATGCGCGAGCGATCAATCCGGTAACCGGCACCAACTGGGAGGGAGTCGGAGTAAAACCGGATATTGATGTACCGGCAGAGAAAGCGCTGGTCGCGGCGCAATTGGATGCCTTCAGGAAAATGCAGGAAACGACCGGCAATCCGGATCGAAAGCGGGAATATGCCTGGATCGCGACCCGACTGGATGCTGAGTTAAATCCGCCGACTGTGACGGAAAGCGATCTTTCTCCGTGCGCCGGGCTGTACGGACCTCGCACCATTACCTTTGAGGGGGGTGAGCTCCATTCGCAAAGAGAGGGGGGGCCGAAGTTTCCGCTGGTGGCGATGACACGTGATCTGTTTCGTATTGGAGGCGCCGGTCCCGATCGGATGCGATTGAAATTCCAGCGAGACAGCTCCGGTACGGTGACTGGAGCGGTGGCAATCTTTCTGGATGGCCGGGAAGAGAACTTCCCGCGAAAGTCGGCGAACTGA
- a CDS encoding ABC transporter ATP-binding protein: protein MQLEITNLSKQYKGGVWGLRDFSLSLRPGILGLLGPNGAGKSTLMRILATVTKPTEGKVTWNGTDIGREPNLLREQLGYLPQDFGVYPHLSAQEFLEYLAAAKGLHGATAKRRIEELLLLVNLQDARKRQVGGFSGGMRQRVGIAAALLNDPKLLIVDEPTAGLDPEERVRFRNLLSDFSGERIVILSTHIVSDVESIATGITLIQKGKLLVSAPPDELLSRAEGKVWELNIASDDLPSLRQKHLVTAVVRRSDGLRVRIVSDSAPNGGAQAVTPSLEDIYLWYMAYERERAVA, encoded by the coding sequence ATGCAATTAGAGATCACAAATCTCTCCAAGCAGTACAAGGGGGGAGTCTGGGGATTACGCGATTTTTCCCTGTCACTCCGTCCCGGTATTCTCGGACTTCTTGGCCCGAATGGGGCGGGGAAGTCGACCTTGATGCGCATTCTCGCGACAGTGACCAAACCGACAGAGGGGAAAGTCACCTGGAATGGGACAGATATTGGGCGCGAACCAAATCTGTTGCGCGAGCAGCTCGGCTATCTGCCGCAGGATTTTGGGGTTTATCCGCATCTTTCCGCGCAGGAATTTCTTGAGTATCTGGCGGCAGCCAAAGGGCTTCATGGTGCGACTGCCAAGCGACGGATCGAGGAGTTGCTGTTGCTGGTTAATTTGCAGGATGCGCGCAAACGGCAGGTGGGCGGATTTTCCGGGGGGATGCGCCAGCGCGTTGGTATTGCGGCGGCTTTGCTGAATGATCCCAAGCTATTGATCGTGGATGAACCGACGGCGGGATTGGATCCGGAGGAGCGAGTTCGATTCCGCAATCTGCTTAGCGATTTTTCCGGCGAACGAATAGTCATTCTCTCGACTCATATCGTTTCTGATGTTGAGTCGATCGCGACCGGGATCACGCTTATCCAGAAGGGGAAGCTGCTGGTATCGGCGCCTCCCGATGAGCTGCTCTCGCGCGCGGAGGGGAAAGTATGGGAACTGAATATTGCGTCGGACGATCTGCCGTCACTCAGGCAGAAACACCTCGTCACGGCAGTTGTACGGCGAAGTGATGGATTGCGAGTGCGGATAGTGTCTGATTCAGCGCCAAACGGCGGCGCGCAGGCCGTTACTCCATCGCTTGAAGATATCTACCTCTGGTATATGGCGTACGAACGAGAGCGGGCTGTCGCATGA